A window of Jannaschia sp. M317 contains these coding sequences:
- a CDS encoding NADH:ubiquinone oxidoreductase subunit NDUFA12, which produces MASLLKRLVTWWDGDSIGTRLFTSRFGNKVGEDAQGNVFYSNADDSRRWVIYDGDNDATRVDPEWYGWLHHTFKQPPTEAPLAHKTWEKPHQTNLTGTDGAFLRQGSIRRADVKPASDYEAWSPE; this is translated from the coding sequence ATGGCCAGCTTGCTCAAACGCCTTGTGACCTGGTGGGACGGCGACTCCATCGGGACGCGCCTTTTCACCTCTCGCTTTGGCAACAAGGTCGGAGAGGACGCGCAGGGCAACGTGTTCTATTCCAATGCCGACGACAGCCGACGTTGGGTGATCTACGATGGGGACAACGACGCCACGCGCGTCGATCCCGAATGGTATGGCTGGCTGCACCACACCTTCAAACAACCGCCGACCGAGGCGCCGCTGGCCCACAAGACCTGGGAAAAGCCGCATCAGACGAACCTGACCGGGACCGATGGCGCGTTCTTGCGCCAGGGGTCGATCCGGCGTGCCGACGTCAAGCCCGCCTCCGACTACGAGGCCTGGAGCCCCGAGTGA
- a CDS encoding DUF2155 domain-containing protein — translation MRTLGLALTLALLAGASDAQAVRTGVGLGAVLRTLDKSSGEVIDVEMAAGQTMAYGPLQVTLHECRYPSNNPAGDAFGLLQVVDARQVQELFAGWMVASSPALNALEHRRYDVWVLRCLTGDD, via the coding sequence ATGCGGACGCTCGGCCTTGCGCTGACGCTGGCCCTGCTGGCGGGTGCGTCAGATGCCCAGGCGGTGCGCACCGGCGTCGGGCTGGGCGCGGTGCTGCGCACGCTCGACAAAAGCTCGGGCGAAGTCATCGACGTGGAAATGGCCGCCGGGCAGACCATGGCCTACGGGCCGCTTCAGGTGACCTTGCACGAATGCCGCTATCCGTCGAACAATCCGGCGGGCGACGCCTTTGGACTGTTGCAGGTCGTCGACGCGCGCCAGGTGCAGGAGCTGTTCGCGGGCTGGATGGTCGCCTCTTCCCCTGCGCTGAATGCCCTGGAACATCGGCGCTATGATGTCTGGGTGCTGCGCTGCCTGACCGGGGACGACTAG
- the aat gene encoding leucyl/phenylalanyl-tRNA--protein transferase, whose amino-acid sequence MPRDVPEITAEVLLMAYASGVFPMAEAQDDEDIFWVDPQERGILPLTGFHLSRSLAKVIRQRRFLVTVDEAFDAVVAGCADREETWINAPIARLYGQLHRLGFGHSVEVWEGEELVGGLYGVAMGGAFFGESMFSRRRDASKVALAWSVAMLRQGGFQLFDTQFLTDHLASLGGAEIARDTYRARLKSALSHSARLPHPVPEPEDVIAELRA is encoded by the coding sequence ATGCCCCGCGACGTGCCCGAAATCACGGCCGAAGTGCTGCTTATGGCCTATGCCAGCGGCGTCTTTCCCATGGCCGAAGCCCAGGACGATGAAGACATCTTCTGGGTCGACCCGCAGGAGCGAGGCATCCTGCCGCTGACCGGGTTTCACCTGTCGCGCAGCCTGGCCAAGGTCATTCGGCAACGGCGCTTTCTCGTGACCGTCGATGAGGCCTTTGACGCCGTGGTTGCCGGATGCGCCGATCGCGAGGAGACGTGGATCAACGCGCCCATCGCCCGGCTTTACGGGCAGTTGCACCGCCTGGGCTTTGGCCATTCGGTCGAGGTCTGGGAAGGCGAGGAACTGGTCGGCGGGCTTTACGGGGTGGCCATGGGGGGCGCGTTCTTTGGCGAATCGATGTTTTCGCGCCGGCGGGATGCCTCCAAGGTGGCATTGGCATGGTCCGTGGCGATGTTGCGCCAGGGCGGTTTCCAGCTATTCGATACGCAGTTCCTGACCGATCATCTGGCCTCGCTCGGGGGGGCGGAAATCGCGCGCGACACCTATCGTGCCCGCCTGAAAAGCGCGCTCAGCCATTCGGCGCGCCTGCCCCATCCCGTGCCGGAGCCCGAGGACGTCATCGCGGAACTGCGGGCCTAG
- the accC gene encoding acetyl-CoA carboxylase biotin carboxylase subunit has protein sequence MFKKILIANRGEIALRVVRAAREMGVATVAVHSTADADAMHVRMADESICIGPAPGTQSYLNVPAIISACEITGAEAIHPGYGFLSENAAFVQVLEDHGITFIGPSAEHIRIMGDKITAKDTMKELGVPCVPGSDGGVPDMDVARAVAEEAGYPVIVKATAGGGGRGMKLAKTAADLETAFRTARSEAKAAFGNDEVYIEKYLGTPRHIEIQVFGDGKGGAVHLGERDCSLQRRHQKVFEEAPGPAISPEQRAEIGATCADAVARIGYSGAGTIEFLYENGEFFFIEMNTRLQVEHPVTEAIFGVDLVREQIRVAAGLPMSFGQDDLKINGHAIEVRINAEKLPSFSPSPGRITQYHAPGGLGVRMDSALYDGYRIPPYYDSLIGKLIVHGRDRPEALARLHRSLGELIVDGVDTTIPLFDALLQEPDILRGDYTIHWLEKWLETNLG, from the coding sequence ATGTTCAAGAAGATCCTTATCGCCAACCGCGGCGAGATCGCGTTGCGCGTCGTCCGCGCGGCGCGCGAAATGGGCGTGGCCACCGTTGCCGTTCATTCCACCGCCGACGCCGACGCGATGCACGTGCGCATGGCTGACGAGTCGATCTGCATCGGTCCCGCCCCGGGAACGCAAAGCTATCTGAACGTCCCGGCCATCATCTCCGCCTGCGAAATCACGGGCGCAGAAGCGATCCACCCCGGCTACGGCTTCCTGTCCGAAAACGCCGCCTTTGTGCAGGTCCTGGAGGATCACGGGATCACCTTCATCGGCCCTTCGGCCGAACATATCCGCATCATGGGCGACAAGATCACCGCCAAGGATACCATGAAGGAGCTGGGCGTGCCCTGCGTGCCCGGATCCGACGGCGGCGTACCCGACATGGACGTGGCCCGCGCGGTGGCCGAAGAGGCGGGATACCCCGTCATCGTCAAGGCCACGGCAGGTGGCGGTGGGCGCGGCATGAAGCTGGCCAAGACAGCTGCCGATCTCGAAACCGCCTTCCGCACGGCGCGGTCCGAGGCCAAGGCCGCCTTTGGCAACGATGAGGTCTATATCGAGAAATATCTCGGCACGCCGCGCCACATCGAGATCCAGGTTTTCGGCGACGGTAAGGGCGGCGCCGTTCATCTGGGCGAGCGGGACTGTTCCCTGCAGCGTCGCCACCAGAAGGTTTTCGAAGAGGCCCCCGGCCCCGCGATCAGCCCCGAACAGCGCGCCGAGATCGGGGCCACCTGCGCCGATGCCGTGGCGCGCATCGGCTATTCCGGCGCGGGCACGATCGAGTTCCTCTACGAGAACGGCGAGTTCTTCTTTATCGAGATGAACACCCGCCTGCAGGTCGAACACCCGGTGACCGAGGCGATTTTCGGCGTCGACCTGGTGCGCGAACAGATCCGCGTGGCCGCTGGCCTGCCGATGTCGTTCGGCCAAGACGACCTGAAGATCAACGGTCACGCCATCGAAGTTCGGATCAACGCCGAAAAGCTGCCCAGCTTTTCCCCCTCGCCGGGTCGGATCACCCAGTATCACGCGCCGGGGGGGCTGGGCGTTCGGATGGATTCCGCGCTTTATGACGGGTATCGGATCCCGCCCTACTACGACTCTCTGATCGGCAAGCTGATCGTCCATGGTCGCGACCGCCCCGAGGCCCTGGCGCGCTTGCATCGATCGCTTGGCGAATTGATCGTGGATGGGGTCGACACGACGATCCCGCTGTTCGACGCCCTGCTGCAGGAGCCCGACATCCTGCGCGGCGACTATACGATCCACTGGCTCGAAAAGTGGCTTGAAACGAACCTGGGCTGA
- the accB gene encoding acetyl-CoA carboxylase biotin carboxyl carrier protein yields MTKHHESDVAFIKALAELLRENDLTELEVMREYGDDDSLNVRVSRQLPAPAPVHYAAPTAPVAPAAPQAAAPAVSTDPAQDPGAVTSPMVGTAYLSAEPGAAAFVKVGDTVSEGQTLLIVEAMKTMNQIPSPRAGKVKRILVEDGAPVEFGAPLVILG; encoded by the coding sequence ATGACCAAACACCACGAAAGCGACGTCGCCTTCATCAAGGCACTGGCCGAACTCCTTCGGGAAAACGACCTGACCGAGCTGGAGGTCATGCGCGAATATGGCGACGACGACAGCTTGAACGTCCGCGTCTCGCGCCAACTGCCTGCGCCGGCACCTGTCCATTACGCGGCCCCGACCGCGCCCGTGGCGCCGGCCGCGCCGCAGGCCGCCGCGCCCGCCGTTTCCACCGATCCGGCGCAGGATCCGGGGGCCGTCACATCGCCCATGGTCGGCACCGCCTATCTGTCGGCGGAACCGGGGGCCGCTGCCTTTGTCAAGGTTGGCGACACCGTGTCCGAAGGTCAGACCCTGCTGATCGTCGAAGCCATGAAGACGATGAACCAGATTCCGAGCCCCCGCGCCGGCAAGGTCAAGCGCATCCTCGTCGAAGACGGGGCCCCCGTGGAGTTCGGTGCCCCCCTGGTCATCCTGGGATAG
- the acs gene encoding acetate--CoA ligase yields MLDEHEKTYPPSAEMAANAHADRATYDAMYQASIEDPEAFWAEHGKRIDWIKPYTRVKNTSFAPGNVSIKWFEDGTLNVAANCIDRHLAERGDQTAIIWEPDSPDDEAQHITYRQLHAHVCKFANVLKDLGVAKGDRVVLYMPMIPQAAYAMLACARIGAIHSIVFAGFSSEALAARVNGSDAKVVITADGAPRGGRITNLKDNVNKALLHCDDSVKCLIVRRTGQQVAMRPDGDVWLHEAEAGVSDDCPPEEMAAEDPLFILYTSGSTGQPKGVVHTTGGYIVYASMTHEYTFDYKDQEVFWCTADVGWVTGHSYIVYGPLANGATTLMFEGVPTYPDAGRFWAVCEKHKVAQFYTAPTALRALMGQGNSFVEPYDLSSIRILGTVGEPINPEAWNWYNDVVGGGRCPIVDTWWQTETGGHLLTPLPGATATKPGSATLPFFGVQPVILEPTSGEEIHETAAEGVLCIADSWPAQMRTVWGDHERFEKTYFSDYKNYYFTGDGCRRDADGYYWITGRVDDVINVSGHRMGTAEVESALVAHPKVAESAVVGYPHAVKGQGIYAYVTLMGGEEPSEALRKELSDWVRSEIGPIAKPDLIQWAPGLPKTRSGKIMRRILRKIAEDDFGALGDTSTLADPSVVEDLIENRMNKG; encoded by the coding sequence ATGCTCGACGAGCACGAAAAGACCTATCCGCCATCCGCAGAGATGGCCGCAAACGCCCACGCCGACCGCGCCACCTATGACGCGATGTACCAGGCCAGCATCGAGGACCCCGAGGCGTTCTGGGCCGAGCACGGCAAGCGCATCGACTGGATCAAGCCCTACACGCGGGTCAAGAACACGTCTTTCGCGCCGGGCAACGTGTCGATCAAATGGTTCGAGGACGGCACCCTGAACGTCGCCGCCAACTGCATCGACCGTCACCTGGCCGAACGGGGGGATCAGACCGCGATCATCTGGGAGCCCGACAGCCCGGATGACGAGGCGCAGCATATCACCTATCGGCAGCTGCACGCCCACGTCTGCAAATTCGCCAATGTCCTCAAAGACCTGGGCGTCGCAAAGGGCGACCGTGTCGTGCTTTACATGCCGATGATTCCGCAGGCGGCCTATGCGATGTTGGCCTGCGCGCGGATCGGCGCGATCCATTCCATCGTCTTCGCCGGCTTCTCCTCCGAGGCGCTGGCCGCACGGGTCAACGGGTCCGATGCAAAGGTCGTGATCACCGCCGACGGGGCCCCGCGCGGCGGCCGGATCACCAACCTGAAAGACAACGTCAACAAGGCCCTCTTGCACTGCGACGACAGCGTAAAGTGCCTGATCGTCCGGCGCACCGGCCAGCAGGTCGCGATGCGACCCGATGGCGACGTCTGGCTGCACGAGGCCGAGGCTGGCGTCTCCGACGATTGCCCGCCCGAAGAGATGGCCGCCGAGGATCCGCTGTTCATCCTCTATACCTCCGGGTCCACGGGACAGCCCAAGGGCGTCGTCCACACGACCGGCGGCTATATCGTCTACGCCTCTATGACGCACGAATATACCTTTGATTACAAAGACCAGGAGGTGTTCTGGTGCACCGCGGACGTGGGCTGGGTCACCGGGCACAGCTACATCGTCTACGGCCCGCTGGCCAACGGCGCGACCACCCTGATGTTCGAAGGCGTGCCGACCTACCCGGATGCGGGCCGTTTCTGGGCGGTCTGCGAAAAGCACAAGGTCGCGCAGTTCTACACCGCCCCGACCGCGCTGCGTGCGTTGATGGGCCAGGGCAACAGCTTCGTCGAGCCCTACGACCTGTCGTCGATCCGCATCCTCGGCACCGTGGGCGAACCGATCAACCCCGAGGCCTGGAACTGGTACAACGACGTGGTGGGCGGCGGACGCTGTCCGATCGTCGATACCTGGTGGCAGACCGAGACCGGCGGCCACCTTTTGACCCCTCTGCCGGGGGCCACGGCGACGAAACCCGGTTCGGCGACGCTGCCGTTCTTTGGCGTCCAGCCCGTGATCCTGGAACCTACGAGCGGCGAGGAAATCCACGAAACCGCCGCCGAGGGCGTGCTGTGTATCGCCGACAGCTGGCCCGCGCAAATGCGGACGGTCTGGGGCGATCATGAGCGGTTCGAGAAGACATATTTCAGCGATTACAAGAACTACTACTTTACCGGGGACGGCTGTCGGCGCGATGCGGACGGCTATTACTGGATCACCGGTCGCGTGGACGATGTCATCAACGTCTCTGGCCACCGCATGGGCACCGCCGAAGTCGAAAGCGCGCTGGTCGCCCACCCGAAGGTCGCGGAATCCGCGGTCGTCGGCTATCCGCACGCGGTCAAGGGCCAAGGGATCTACGCCTATGTCACCCTTATGGGCGGAGAAGAGCCGTCGGAGGCGCTGCGCAAGGAACTGTCGGATTGGGTCCGCTCGGAAATCGGGCCGATCGCCAAGCCGGATCTGATCCAATGGGCCCCCGGCCTGCCCAAGACGCGATCCGGCAAGATCATGCGCCGTATCCTGCGCAAGATCGCCGAGGATGATTTCGGCGCCCTGGGCGACACCTCGACCCTGGCGGATCCTTCGGTCGTCGAGGACCTGATCGAAAACCGGATGAACAAGGGCTGA
- a CDS encoding ABC transporter ATP-binding protein translates to MNVKPDFTRDANKAASAPAYFSVHDIHAYYGESYIVQGVSFNVHEGEILALLGRNGAGKTSTLRTCARVGDPQLTHGEIWLDHQPLHRMKAHEASAAGLGLVPEDRRIIPGLTVEENLKLAQIAPPVGWSLERLYELFPKLGERRKQEGVTLSGGEQQMLAIARALARDVKLLLLDEPYEGLAPVIVDEIERTLHEVRKLGMTTIIVEQNAVRALELSDRAVILDTGGVVFDGTAAEVLGDEALRAEYLAI, encoded by the coding sequence ATGAACGTCAAACCCGACTTCACCCGCGACGCCAACAAGGCCGCCTCCGCGCCCGCCTATTTCAGCGTCCATGACATCCACGCCTACTACGGCGAAAGCTATATCGTCCAAGGCGTCAGCTTTAACGTCCACGAAGGCGAAATCCTTGCTTTGCTTGGAAGAAATGGCGCAGGCAAGACATCGACCCTGCGCACCTGCGCCCGTGTAGGCGACCCCCAGCTGACCCACGGCGAAATCTGGCTGGACCATCAGCCGCTGCACCGCATGAAGGCCCACGAAGCCTCTGCCGCGGGGCTGGGCCTTGTCCCCGAAGACCGGCGAATCATCCCCGGCCTGACCGTGGAAGAGAACCTGAAACTGGCCCAGATCGCCCCGCCCGTCGGCTGGTCGCTGGAGAGATTATATGAGCTTTTTCCGAAGCTTGGAGAGCGTCGCAAGCAAGAGGGCGTGACCCTTTCGGGTGGCGAGCAGCAGATGCTGGCCATCGCGCGCGCCTTGGCCCGCGACGTCAAACTGCTGTTGCTGGACGAACCCTACGAGGGCCTGGCCCCCGTCATCGTCGACGAGATCGAGCGCACCCTGCACGAGGTCCGCAAACTGGGCATGACCACCATCATTGTCGAGCAGAACGCCGTGCGCGCCCTTGAACTCTCTGACCGGGCGGTCATCCTCGACACTGGCGGTGTGGTCTTTGACGGCACCGCAGCAGAGGTTCTGGGCGACGAGGCGCTGCGCGCAGAATACCTCGCTATCTGA
- a CDS encoding ABC transporter ATP-binding protein, with protein sequence MGILEVKNVGKRFGGLQALGDVNLSVQEGTVHAIIGPNGAGKSTLLNCLVGKLIPDTGSVMFEGKSVLGRKPHEINQMGISRVFQTPEIFGDLTVMENMMIPCLAKRDGSFALHGYRSMLGDREIVERAEHMLEDMRMIDKRGMHAASMSRGDKRRLEIGMCLAQEPRLLLLDEPTAGMARADTNNTIDLLKEIKESRPITIAIIEHDMHVVFSLAERITVLAQGTPLVEDTPENIKGHPKVREAYLGESSGH encoded by the coding sequence ATGGGCATTCTCGAAGTCAAGAACGTCGGCAAGCGGTTCGGAGGGCTCCAGGCGCTGGGCGACGTCAACCTCAGCGTCCAGGAAGGCACGGTCCACGCGATCATCGGCCCCAACGGCGCGGGCAAATCCACGCTGCTCAACTGCCTTGTCGGCAAGCTGATCCCCGACACCGGATCGGTCATGTTCGAGGGCAAATCCGTGCTCGGCCGCAAACCGCACGAGATCAACCAGATGGGGATTTCCCGCGTGTTCCAGACGCCGGAGATCTTCGGGGATCTGACCGTCATGGAAAACATGATGATCCCCTGCCTGGCCAAACGTGACGGGTCTTTTGCTCTGCACGGCTATCGGTCCATGCTGGGCGACCGGGAAATCGTTGAACGGGCCGAGCATATGCTCGAAGACATGCGCATGATCGACAAGCGCGGCATGCACGCCGCGTCCATGTCGCGCGGTGACAAACGTCGGTTGGAAATCGGCATGTGCCTGGCGCAGGAACCGCGCCTGCTGCTGCTGGACGAACCTACGGCCGGCATGGCGCGTGCGGACACCAACAACACGATCGACCTGTTGAAGGAGATCAAGGAAAGCCGCCCGATCACGATCGCCATCATCGAACACGACATGCACGTCGTCTTCAGCCTGGCCGAACGGATCACCGTCCTGGCCCAGGGCACGCCGCTGGTCGAGGACACGCCCGAGAACATCAAGGGCCATCCCAAGGTCCGCGAAGCCTACCTGGGCGAGTCGTCGGGGCACTGA
- a CDS encoding branched-chain amino acid ABC transporter permease: MLGVGKKDAGLLLLVAALALLAPFILNPFPEGSALAQFNAGYPDLMQRFVIFGIFAIGFNILFGLTGYLSFGHAAFLGVGSYAGIWSMKLLTLNVLPSILVSVIVAGLFSLLVGFISLRRSGIYFSILTLAFAMMSFALAYSVLTPITGGETGLQLKYFDPRILDAALEQGTTPRANLFGLEMGASYELQIGAWLFTFNAGYYIAALCMLAAFYLSIRIFRSPFGVMLRAVKSNQNRLNYTGISPKPYTLAAFVISGMYAGLAGGLLVAMDTQVGAERMFWTASGEVVLMTILGGAGTLIGPVLGAGFIKYMENIVSTINKATLESWFAFLPDWATDVMVTLIYPFVGKGWHLTLGLLFMAVVIFLPGGLVQGGQKLATVFRRDRKSADAEKAAAEQRKAGE, from the coding sequence CTGCTGGGTGTGGGCAAGAAGGACGCGGGCCTGCTGCTGCTTGTCGCCGCGCTCGCCCTGCTGGCACCCTTCATCCTCAACCCCTTCCCCGAAGGCTCGGCCCTGGCGCAGTTCAACGCGGGCTACCCGGACCTGATGCAGCGCTTCGTGATTTTCGGGATCTTCGCCATCGGCTTCAACATCCTGTTCGGCCTGACCGGCTACCTCAGCTTCGGCCATGCCGCGTTTCTGGGCGTGGGGTCCTACGCCGGGATCTGGTCGATGAAGCTGCTGACGCTGAACGTCCTCCCGTCGATCCTGGTCTCGGTGATCGTGGCGGGTCTGTTCTCTCTGCTGGTGGGGTTCATCTCACTGCGGCGCTCGGGGATCTACTTCTCGATCCTGACGCTGGCCTTCGCGATGATGTCCTTCGCCCTGGCCTATTCGGTCCTCACGCCGATCACCGGCGGTGAGACGGGGCTGCAGTTGAAATACTTCGACCCCCGTATCCTCGACGCCGCGCTGGAGCAGGGAACGACCCCCCGCGCCAACCTGTTCGGCCTGGAAATGGGAGCCAGCTACGAGTTGCAGATCGGCGCCTGGCTATTCACCTTCAACGCGGGTTACTATATCGCCGCGCTGTGCATGCTGGCGGCCTTCTACCTGTCGATCCGCATCTTCCGGTCGCCGTTCGGCGTGATGCTGCGGGCGGTGAAATCGAACCAGAACCGCCTGAATTATACCGGCATCTCGCCCAAGCCCTATACGCTGGCGGCCTTCGTCATCTCCGGCATGTACGCTGGTCTGGCGGGCGGATTGCTGGTGGCGATGGACACCCAGGTCGGCGCGGAACGCATGTTCTGGACTGCCTCGGGCGAAGTCGTGCTGATGACCATCCTCGGCGGCGCGGGCACCCTGATCGGGCCGGTGCTGGGCGCGGGTTTCATCAAGTACATGGAAAACATCGTCTCGACCATCAACAAGGCCACGCTGGAAAGCTGGTTCGCCTTTCTGCCCGACTGGGCGACGGACGTCATGGTCACGCTGATCTATCCCTTCGTGGGCAAGGGGTGGCACCTGACGCTGGGCCTTTTGTTCATGGCGGTGGTGATCTTCCTGCCCGGTGGTCTGGTCCAGGGCGGTCAGAAACTGGCCACGGTGTTCCGCCGTGACCGCAAATCAGCGGATGCCGAAAAGGCCGCCGCCGAACAACGCAAAGCCGGGGAGTAA
- a CDS encoding branched-chain amino acid ABC transporter permease, translating to MDAIILQILNGLDKGSAYALIALGLTLIFGTLGVVNFAHGALFMMGAFCAVTFSRLLSLSHEIPVPGETDFLGNPRMVDVPYIYDWFGESTGAAIIDWAVPLSILMAIPVMIAIGVVMERGLIKHFYKRPHADQILVTFGLAIVLQEIIKYFYGANPIPTPAPSAFVGSYDFGVLLGFDPGSIVYPYWRLVYFFFAAVIIAAVFAFLQFTTFGMVVRAGMADRETVTLLGIDIDKRFTMMFGIAAAVAGLAGVMYTPINSPNYHMGMDFLVLSFVVVVVGGMGSLPGAVLAGFLLGIVEAFASMTQVLEVLPGINQIVIYLVAIVVLLTRPRGLMGRKGVMED from the coding sequence ATGGACGCCATCATCCTTCAAATTCTCAACGGTCTGGACAAGGGCAGTGCCTATGCCCTGATCGCCCTGGGCCTGACGCTCATCTTCGGCACGCTGGGGGTCGTGAACTTTGCGCATGGCGCCTTGTTCATGATGGGGGCCTTCTGCGCCGTGACCTTCTCGCGGCTGCTTTCGCTCAGCCACGAAATCCCGGTCCCCGGCGAGACGGACTTTCTCGGCAATCCCCGGATGGTGGACGTGCCCTACATCTACGACTGGTTCGGGGAATCGACGGGTGCCGCCATCATCGACTGGGCCGTCCCCCTGTCGATCCTGATGGCCATTCCCGTGATGATCGCCATCGGCGTCGTGATGGAGCGGGGACTGATCAAGCATTTCTACAAACGCCCCCACGCCGACCAGATCCTGGTGACCTTCGGCCTGGCCATCGTGCTGCAGGAAATCATCAAGTACTTCTACGGCGCCAACCCGATCCCGACGCCCGCGCCCTCGGCCTTCGTGGGGTCCTACGACTTCGGGGTTTTGCTGGGCTTCGATCCGGGATCCATCGTCTATCCCTACTGGCGCCTGGTCTATTTCTTCTTTGCCGCGGTCATCATCGCCGCTGTCTTTGCCTTCTTGCAGTTCACCACCTTCGGGATGGTCGTCCGCGCCGGGATGGCCGACCGCGAGACGGTGACCCTGCTGGGCATCGACATCGACAAGCGGTTCACCATGATGTTCGGGATCGCGGCGGCCGTCGCGGGGTTGGCGGGCGTGATGTACACGCCGATCAATTCGCCCAACTACCACATGGGCATGGACTTCCTGGTGCTCAGCTTCGTGGTGGTCGTCGTCGGCGGCATGGGGTCGCTGCCCGGTGCCGTGCTGGCAGGCTTCCTTTTGGGTATCGTCGAGGCCTTCGCCTCCATGACCCAGGTGCTGGAGGTGCTGCCCGGCATCAACCAGATCGTCATCTACCTCGTGGCCATCGTCGTGCTGCTGACCCGTCCCCGTGGCCTGATGGGCCGCAAGGGCGTGATGGAGGATTAA
- a CDS encoding substrate-binding protein has translation MTKSNFTRRGVLKTGSLAGAGLAAPTIFTGAAWADGHTGFTNAPQGDTVTLGFNVPQSGPYADEGADELRAFELAVEHLNGEGDGGMLSTFSSKVLDGTGILGKKVAYVTGDTQTKSDAARASARSMIEKDGAVMISGGSSSGVAVAVQALCQEAGVIFMAGLTHANDTTGKDKKANGFRHFFNSYMSGAALAPILEQQYGADRKAYHLTADYNWGYTTEEAITSSTEAMGWQTVNTVKTPLTQTDFSSYIAPVLQSDADVLVLNHYGGNMVNSLTNAVQFGLRDRMVNGKKFEIVVPLYSELMARGAGENIAGILGSQNWDWKLENQLGARYAGTNAFVQSFGTKYGFPPSQAAHTCYVQTLLYADAVTRAGSFNPCAVVEALAGFEFDGLGNGPTLYRADDHQCFKDVVVVRGKENPENEFDLVEIVEVTPAAQVTYDPEHPQFAGGSLGECNPGA, from the coding sequence ATGACCAAATCGAACTTTACACGCCGTGGCGTGCTGAAGACCGGCAGCCTGGCGGGTGCTGGCCTGGCCGCTCCGACCATTTTCACTGGGGCCGCCTGGGCCGATGGCCACACCGGCTTTACCAACGCGCCGCAGGGCGACACCGTTACGCTGGGCTTCAACGTGCCCCAATCCGGCCCCTACGCCGACGAAGGTGCCGATGAGCTGCGCGCCTTCGAACTGGCCGTCGAGCATCTCAACGGCGAAGGCGACGGCGGCATGCTGTCGACCTTCTCGTCGAAGGTTCTCGATGGCACCGGCATCCTGGGCAAGAAGGTCGCCTATGTGACCGGCGACACGCAGACCAAGTCCGACGCCGCCCGCGCCTCTGCCCGGTCGATGATCGAAAAGGACGGGGCCGTCATGATCTCCGGCGGGTCGTCTTCGGGCGTGGCCGTGGCCGTTCAGGCGCTCTGCCAAGAGGCGGGCGTGATCTTCATGGCTGGTCTGACCCATGCCAACGACACCACCGGCAAGGACAAGAAGGCCAATGGCTTCCGCCACTTCTTCAACTCCTACATGTCCGGTGCCGCGCTCGCCCCGATCCTGGAGCAGCAGTATGGTGCCGACCGCAAGGCGTATCACCTGACCGCCGACTACAACTGGGGCTACACCACCGAAGAGGCGATCACCTCCTCGACCGAGGCGATGGGCTGGCAGACGGTCAACACCGTCAAGACGCCGCTGACCCAGACGGACTTCAGCTCGTACATCGCGCCGGTGCTGCAGTCGGATGCGGACGTTCTGGTCCTGAACCACTACGGCGGCAACATGGTCAACTCGCTGACCAACGCGGTGCAGTTTGGCCTGCGTGACCGCATGGTCAACGGCAAGAAGTTCGAGATCGTCGTGCCGCTCTACTCCGAGCTGATGGCCCGCGGTGCCGGTGAGAACATCGCAGGCATCCTCGGCTCGCAGAACTGGGACTGGAAGCTGGAGAACCAGCTGGGCGCGCGTTACGCGGGCACCAACGCCTTCGTGCAATCCTTCGGCACCAAGTACGGCTTCCCGCCGTCGCAGGCCGCGCACACCTGCTACGTGCAGACCCTGCTCTATGCCGATGCGGTCACCCGCGCCGGATCGTTCAACCCCTGCGCCGTCGTCGAGGCCCTGGCCGGCTTCGAGTTCGACGGTCTGGGCAACGGTCCGACCCTGTACCGTGCCGACGATCACCAGTGCTTCAAGGACGTCGTCGTGGTGCGCGGCAAGGAAAACCCCGAGAACGAGTTCGACCTGGTCGAAATCGTCGAGGTCACTCCGGCCGCACAGGTCACCTACGACCCCGAGCATCCGCAGTTCGCCGGTGGCTCGCTGGGCGAGTGCAACCCGGGCGCCTGA